DNA sequence from the Alkaliphilus metalliredigens QYMF genome:
TAAGTCATAGGGAGACAATTCCACCGTTACTTTATCTCCTGGCAGGATTCTAATAAAGTGCATTCTTAATTTTCCTGAAAGATGAGCTAAAACAACATGACCGTTCTCTAGCTCTACTTGAAACGTGGCATTAGGTAATGCCTCTTTAATTACGCCTTCTACTTCAATTACATCTTCTTTTGACATTAAGCAATCAAACCTCCTCTTACATAACCCTAGGACTTTATTTTTACTCCTAGTCTTTCAAGCTCTCTTCTTATAAAGGCATTATTTATCTTTTTATTGTTTTCAACTCGTTCTTTTACTTCTTCAGATATAATGTTAAACTTAGCCACGTGTTTTTTCTTTTTCTTCTTCGGCCGATCAAGTCTTCTCAAGTCTCCATCAACCACAAGCACATGATCTTCATCAAGATGACCAATTACAATAAAAGGTTTCCCTTGATCTCGACCACTTAAAGATCTAACCACCTGACCAATGCCTATATCACTAAGTTCCACAGTGTCACCTCATTTACCTGAATTATATTATAGTGAGAATCTCAGGTTCTCCGTCCGTAATGGCTATGGTATGCTCATAATGGGCTGAGTATTCTCCATCTAATGTTACAACTGTCCAATCGTCTGAAAGCACCTTAACTTCGTAGGTCCCAATGTTAATCATTGGTTCTATCGCCAATACCATTCCGGCTTGTAACCTTGGTCCCTTACCTGGTGGTCCATAGTTTGGGATTTGCGGTTCTTCGTGCATCTTACTGCCGATGCCGTGTCCCACATAGTTTCGTACTACAGAAAATCCGTAGGACTCCACATAGCTTTGTATGGCATGAGATATATCTGAGAGCCGATAGCCCTCTTTAGCAAATTGAATTCCCTCATAAAAACTATGACGGGTTACGTCTATCAGTTTCTGGGGTTTTTCACTAAGATTTCCTACTCCGTGGGTTTTAGCAGCATCGCCGCAATAACCTTGATAGAATGCTCCGATATCTATACTAATAATATCACCATCTTCAAGTCGTTTTAATCCAGGGATTCCATGCACTACTTCGTGATTAACTGATGCACATATACTAGCCGGAAAACCACCATAACCCTTAAAGGCAGGTGTTGCCCCTCTGCTTATAATATGAGCCTCAGCAATTTCATCAAGCTCTTTTGTTGTTATGCCTGGCTTAATTGCTTCTTTTAGCAGTTCATGGGTTTCAGCAACAATTCTGCCAGCTTCACGCATGATTTCTATTTCTTGTCGAGACTTAAGATAGATCATAATTAATCTCTCCCTAAAGCTTCAACGATGTCTATAAAGACTTTTCCAATTTCTTGTTGCCCTTCAATTGTCACTAGCTGACCTTGCTTTAAATAATATTCAATTAAAGGCTCTGTTTCATCCAAATAAACTGAAATTCGTTTAGTAACAGTTTTCTCAGTGTCATCATCTCTCTGATACAGCTGTCCACCGCATTTATCACATTGATCCGCTTTAGTTGGCGGGTTAAATAATATATGGTAGGTAGCGCCACACTCTTTACACATTCTTCGTCCAACAGCTCGTTCCACTAAGGTTCCCTTAGGGACTTCGATGCTCACAACTTTGTCTAGGGTGACTCCCATTTTGTCCAGTACATCATCTAATGCTTTTGCTTGAACGACAGTTCTTGGAAAACCATCTAACAGAAAACCTTCTTGGCAGTCATCTTGCTGCAATCGATCTTCAACAATTGCAACAACAAGTTCATCTGGGACAAGCAATCCTTGGTCCATATATTCCTTTGCCTTATTCCCTAAGGCTGTACCCTGCTTAATATTAGATCTTAGCATATCACCGGTTGAAATATGTGGAATATGATACTTGTTTACAATCCCCGAAGCTTGAGTACCTTTGCCGGCACTCGGTGGTCCAAGTAAAAGCAATCTCATTTTACCATCTCCCGGTATAAAATTAGATTCAGGGGGTTAACCCCCCTTGATTCCTTTATTTTAAAAATCCTTGATAATGTCTCATTAACATTTGTGCTTCAACTTGCTTCATTGTTTCTAATGCAACCCCAACAACAATCAATAGTGCGGTACCACCAAATGCTGTTTGCATGCCAATTAATTGACTCAATGCGATTGGTAAGACTGCAATTGTCGCTAGGAAGCAAGCACCGGCTAATGTGATTCTTGTTAACACACGGTTTAGATAATCAGATGTTGGCTTTCCAGGTCTGATCCCAGGAATAAAACCTCCATTTTTCTTCATATTCGTTGCTACTTCAGCAGGATTAAATGTAACCGCTGTATAGAAATACGTGAAGAAAATAATTAATACTGCTTGCATCATGACATAAATAAATGTACCCATTCCTGTAGATGGTGTTAGGAAACGATTTACAAATCCTTCAAATCCACTTCCAGGAAAAAAGGAACCAACGATTTGTGGGAAGGATAATAGTGACATTGCAAAGATAACCGGAATTACCCCTGCTTGGTTCACTTTCAATGGAATATGTGAACTTTGTCCACCATACATTTTTCTTCCAACAACGCGCTTTGCATATTGTACTGGTATTTTTCTAACGCCTTCAGTAATCAATACAACAGCTGCGATAACAAGTACTGCAATCGCAAGAAATGCAATAATAGAAATGATTGAAATCTCACCCTGCTGTGCTAAAACGTAGGTTCTATACACACTGTCAGGAACACGAGAAACGATTCCTGCAAAGATGAGCAATGAAATTCCATTACCAATTCCTTTTTCTGTGATTTGCTCCCCTAACCACATTAGGAACGCGGTTCCTGCAGTCAAGGTTAAAATAACAACAATTATACTAAAAGCATCTGTTTGAATCAGTGCTTGTCTGAAAAGGCCAATACTAATTCCAGTTGCTTGGATTAGTGCTAACACCACCGTACCGTATCTTTGGTATTGAGCGATCTTCTTCCGTCCTTCTTCTCCTTCTTTTGACAATTCCTCTAAAGCTGGGATTGCAATCGTAAGAAGCTGCATAATAATTGAAGCAGTAATATAAGGTGTGATACTCAATGCAAAGATAGTCATGTTACCAAAAGCACCACCGGAAAATAAATCTAACAAAGAAAATAACTGTGCATTACCAACAATATTTCTTACTACCTCAATATCAATTCCTGGTACAGGAATCACTGAGCCAAGACGGAAAATGACTAGCATCATCATGGTGTAAAGAATCTTCCCTCTTAAATCTGGAATTTTCCAAGCATTTCTTAGGGTTGTTATCACCTTAAATCACCTCTGCCTTTCCTCCAGCAGCTTCAATTTTTTCAGCAGCTGACTTAGTGAACTTTTGGGCCTTAATTGTTAAGTTCTTCTCTAAGTTGCCATTGCCAAGGATCTTTACGCCATTCTTTTCTATTTGCTTGATTACGCCCATTTCCTTAAGGAATTCTGGGGTAATTGTTGTTCCGTCTTCGAACTTATTTAATACATCAACATTGACTTCATTGTACACTTTTGCAAATATATTTGTGAAACCTCGCTTAGGTAGTCTTCTAGCTAGAGGCATTTGTCCACCTTCGAAACCGATTCGTACGCCACCGCCACTTCTGGAATTTTGTCCGTTATGACCTCTACCAGCAGTTTTGCCATTACCAGTTGCACGACCTCTACCTTTTCTTTTTACTTCTTTTACTGCACCCTTAGCAGGTTTAAGCTCATGTAATTTCATGTCCACACCTCCTCAGTTCTTATTCAATCACTTGTACTAAGTGACTTACTTTATCGATCATTCCTCTTATCTGAGGATTATCTTTTTGTTCAACAACTTGCCCAATCTTTTTCAATCCTAAAGCTTCGAGATTTTGTCTCTGCTTCGGAAGTGTTCCTATTTTACTTTTAACTAATTTGATTTTAATTGTCTCTGCCATGGTTTCAACCCTCCTAACCTAAGAGTTCTTCCACTGATTTTCCTCTTAGCTTTGCTACATCTTCAGCTCTTTTAAGTTGTCTTAATCCGTCCATTGTAGCACTTACCATATTTCTAGAGTTGTTTGTTCCTAAAGACTTCGCTCTTACGTCTTTAATGCCTGCTAACTCTAAGACAGCACGAACAGGTCCACCAGCAATGATACCAGTACCTTCTTTCGCAGGCATAATCAATACATTTCCAGCTCCAAAATGACCAATTACTTCATGCGGAACTGTTGTGCCTACAGTTGGGACTAGAAGCAAGTTTTTCTTAGCAGCTTGGATTCCTTTGCGGATCGCATCTGGAATTTCCATTGCTTTACCTGTTCCAACTCCAACATGTCCGTTCTCGTCACCAACAACGACTAAAGCTGCGAATCTAAAGTTTCTACCACCTTTAACAACTTTAGTAACACGTCTTATATCAACCACTTGTTCTTTCATGTCAAGTTGATTTGCATCAATTCTTTTATTAAATTGCATTGATTTCCCTCCTTCTTTTTAGACTGTTTAGAACTTCAAGCCAGCTTCTCTAGCACCATCTGCTAAAGCCTTCACTCTACCGTGATAAATGTATCCTCCACGATCAAAAGTTACAGTACTAACTCCTTTTTCTAATGCTCTCTTACCAACTAATTCACCAACTAGCTTTGCAGCATCTTGATTGCCACTTGCTTCAACTTGTGACTTGATTGCTTCATCTAATGTTGAAGCAGCCACTAAAGTGATTCCAGCAACGTCATCGATGACTTGAGCATAGATATGATTTAAACTTCTATATACGTTCAATCTCGGACGCTGAGAGGTTCCAGTAATTTTATTACGGACTCTTTGATGACGACCTTGTCTATTTGTGTTTTTACTCACTTTCTTTAACACCTAAGCTCACTCCCTTCTATTACTTACCTGTCTTACCTTCCTTACGTCTAACGACTTCGCCCGCATAACGGACTCCTTTTCCCTTGTAAGGCTCAGGCTTTCTGTATTCTCTAATCTTAGCTGCAAAGTTTCCTACTTGTTGCTTATCGATTCCCTTTACGGTAACTTGGGTTTGAGAAGGTACTTCAATTGTTAATCCTTCTGGTTGATCAATCTCTACCGGATGTGAAAATCCTAAACTTAATACAAGCTTCTTTCCTTGCATTGTCGCTCTATATCCAACACCGACTAATTCTAGCTTTTTTTCATAACCCTTTGTTACGCCTTCAACCATGTTCGCAACAAGTGTTCTTGATAGTCCGTGTAATGACTTGTGTTTTTTATTCTCAGTTGGTCTAACAACATTAATCACATTTGCTTCTGTTTCAACTGTGATATCTCTGTGAATTTTCTCACTCAATTGACCATTAGGTCCCTTGACAGTCACGATGTTTTTTTCATCAACTGTTATTTCTACTCCCTGTGGAACTTCAATTGGTTTTAAACCTATTCTTGACATACTTGCACCTCCTTGTACGTGAATTGCGATTACCAGATGTATGCAATTACTTCTCCACCAACGCCTTCTTTTCTAGCAACTTTGTCAGTTGTGATTCCTTTTGATGTAGAGATAATCGCAATTCCTAGTCCACCTAATACTCTTGGGATTTCATCCCTTTTCGCATATACCTTTAATCCAGGCTTAGAAATTCTCTTAATGCCTGTAATTACACGTTCTTTACTTTGACCATATTTTAATTGTAATCTTAAGATTCCTTGTTTCCCATCTTCGATTACATCAAATCCCTTGATAAATCCTTCATTTAAAAGGATGTTCGCAATATCCTTCTTCATATTTGAAGCAGGTACATCTACCGTGTCATGCTTTACAGCACTTGCATTTCTAATACGTGTTAACATATCTGCAATTGGATCTGTCATCGTCATACTAAAACCCTCCTTCCTAATTCCTACCAGCTTGCTTTTCTGACACCTGGAATTTGTCCCTTATATGCTAATTCTCTAAAGCAGATACGGCAAACACCAAATTTTCTCAAGTAAGCATGAGGTCTCCCACAAATTTTACATCTACTATATTCTCTGGTACTATACTTTTGTGTTCTCGCTTGTTTAATTTTAAGAGATTTCTTAGCCACTAAATTTTCCCTCCTTACCCTACTTTGTAAAAGGCATTCCTAATAGTCTTAACAGTTCTCTTGACTCTTCATCAGAATTTGCAGTTGTAACGAGGATAATATCCATTCCTCGAACTTTATCAACTTTATCGTACTCGATTTCAGGGAAAATTAATTGTTCTTTAACCCCCAGGGCATAATTTCCTCTTCCATCAAAAGAATTAGGATTGACTCCTCTGAAGTCACGAACCCTTGGTAACGCAATATTAATTAGACGATCAGCAAATTCGTACATTTTTTCGCCTCGTAAAGTTGTTTTTGCTCCTACTGCCATTCCTTCTCTTACTTTGAAGTTCGCCACTGACTTCTTTGCTTTAGTGGTGATAGGCTTTTGTCCTGCAATGATACCAAGCTCTTTGACTGCAATTTCCAGTTCTTTTTGATTCTCTTTAGCTTGGCCTAGACCCATATTAATAATGATCTTTTCTAATCGGGGTATTTGCATAACACTTTTATATCCAAATTTCTCCATCATCGCTGGTGCAACTTCATTTCTATATTTATCTTTAATTCTAGCCATAATTAAACGTACCTCCCTTCATTAACCCTTGGATTAGTCTAAAACTTCTCCAGTCTTTTTACTTACTCTTACTTTTTCACCGTTTTCTAATACTTTATGTCCTGCTCTAACACCTTGGTTAGCTTTTTTATCCCAAAGTAAAACATTCGACACATGAATTGCTGCTTCTTGCTTTATAATTCCACCTTGTTGACTCTGTTGAGTCGGCTTTTGATGCTTTGTGACCATGTTGACACCTTCAACAATGATACGTTCTTTTTTAGGGATTGCGTGTAAAATCTTTCCCTTTTTGCCTTTATCTTTTCCACTAATTACAACTACTATATCGTCTTTTTTAACGTGCATTCGTAACACCTCCTCGACTATAATACTTCTGGAGCTAAGGATACGATCTTCATAAAGTCTCTATCTCTTAATTCTCTAGTTACCGGACCAAAGATACGTGTTCCCACCATTTGCTTGTCATCTTTGATTATAACCGCAGCATTTTCATCAAATTTAATGTAAGTTCCGTCTTTTCTTCTTGTAGTGCTGACTGTCCTTACAACAACCGCTTTAACAACTTCACCTTTTTTTACAACTCCGCCTGGTGTTGCACTTTTAACAGAACAAACAATTACATCTCCAACATTTGCGTATCTTCTCCTTGTTCCGCCTAATACGCGGATGCAAAGTAGTTCTTTCGCTCCTGAGTTATCTGCAACTTTTAATCTTGACTCTTGTTGAATCATTGCAATACCTCCCTTCCTGTTACTATCCTATTTAGCTTTTTGGACAATTTGAACTAATCTCCAACGCTTGTCTTTAGATAATGGCTTTGTTTCCATAATTTTTACTTTGTCACCAATTCCACATTCGTTTAGTTCATCATGAGTCTTAAACTTATTTGTTCTTTTCATAGCTTTTCCATAAAGGGGATGACGAACAAAGTCTTCTACTAAGACAACGACGGTTTTATCCATTTTATCGCTTACTACTCGACCGACTCTGGTTTTTCTAGATCCTCTTTCCATGAGATTGGCCTCCCTTCTTACTCTAATTTATATTACGCTCTCACTTGCTTGAGTTCATTTTCTCTTAGAATTGTTTTTAAACGAGCAATGTCCTTACGAACATTTCTGATTCTTAGAGGGTTTTCAAGCTGGCCTGTTGCTAATTGAAAACGTAAGTTAAACAATTCACTTTTAAGATCCGATAATTTTTGGTTTAATTCTACATCTGTCATATCTCTTAATTCATTAGTTTTCATCAGCTTCACCACCCTTTACTTCTTGTTCTTGTCGTGTTACAAACTTTGTTTTAATTGGTAGCTTATGCATTGCAAGTCTTAAGGCTTCTCTTGCCTTATCTTCAGGTACTCCTGCTAGTTCAAACATGATTCTACCTGGCTTTACAACTGCTACCCAGAATTCTGGTGAACCTTTTCCGGCACCCATTCGTGTTTCAGCTGGTTTCTTTGTTACAGGCTTATGAGGGAAAATTTTGATCCAAACTTTACCCCCTCTTTTAATAGATCTTGTCATAGCAATACGTGCCGCTTCTATTTGATTGGAAGTGATCCATGCTGGTTCAAGAGCCATTAACCCATATTCACCATATGTTACTTTATTTCCCTTAGTCGCTTGACCAGTCATTCTACCTCTGTGCACGCGACGACGCTTTACTCTCTTTGGCATTAACATGAACGATTCCTCCTTTCCTTCGAATATGTCAATTACTTAGCTTCTCTTCTTCTACCTCTACTGTTATCAGCCGTTTCATTGTTTGTTTCTTCATTTTTACCTTTAGTCGGTAGTATTTCACCTTTGTAGATCCATACTTTGATTCCTAATTTACCGTAGGTTGTATCTGCTTCAGCAAATCCGTAATCAATGTCCGCACGCAATGTATGCAGTGGTACATTTCCTTCACTGTATCCTTCGGTACGGGCCATATCTGCTCCACCAAGTCTTCCAGCAGTTGAAACCTTGATTCCTTTTGCTCCTGCTCTCATTGCTCTTTGCATCGCTTGCTTCATCGCTCTTCTAAAAGAAACTCTTCTCTCTAATGAAAAAGCAATATTCTCAGCTACTAGTTGTGACTCAACCTCTGGTCGTTTCACCTCTACTACATTGACAATGACAGTTTTCTTAGTCATTTTTTCTAACTCTTTACGTAACTCTTCTACGCCGATTCCACCTTTTCCAATTACCATTCCTGGCTTGGCTGTGTGGACATTAATTTTAACTCTATTATTAGCTGCTCTTTCAGTTTCAATTTTATTGATTCCTGACAAAAACAGCTTTTTCTTTACAAATTTTCGGATGCTATGGTCTTCAATCAAATAATCTGAGAAGTCTCTTTTGTTGGCATACCATTTAGCATCCCAGTCCTTAATGACTCCGACCCTCAGACCGTGAGGATTTACTTTTTGACCCATATTATTCCCTCCTTCAATACTATTTTTCTTTTACGACAATTCCGATATGACTTGTTCTTTTTCTTATAGTTGTTGCACGACCCATGGCTCTTGGTCTAAATCTTTTCATTGTTGGTCCTTGGTTTGCATAAACCTCAGAAACGAATAATTGCTCTCTATCCATTTCATGATTATTTTCAGCGTTTGCTACTGCTGACTGGATTAGTTTAATCACAACTGGTGATGCTCCCTTTGGCGTATGCTTTAAAATCGCTAAAGCCTCATCTACTTGCTTTCCTCTTACAAGGTCTACAACGATTTTAACTTTTCTAGGTGCGATTCTCACAAACTTTGCAATTGCTCTTGCTTCCACAACAACTACCTCCTTTCTCTATCTAACCGATTATTTTCTCTTTGATGTTTTCTCGTCATCATCATGACCTCTATAGGTTCTTGTTAGAGCAAACTCACCTAATTTATGCCCTACCATGTCTTCTGTCACATATACTGGAACATGCTTTCTGCCATCATGAACCGCAATTGTATGTCCGATCATTTGCGGGAAAATTGTAGATGCTCGTGACCATACTTTAATCACTTTTTTCTCATCTTTTTCATTCATTTCTTCTATCTTTCTTAAAAGTCCTTTATGAATAAAAGGTCCTTTTTTTGCTGATCTACTCATTAATTTTCCTCCCTTCAGCAATATTTCTACTATGAGATTATATTATCTTTTTCTTCCTGTAACAATAAACTTATCAGAATGCTTGTTTTTCTTACGTGTTTTATATCCAAGTGCAGGCTTGCCCCATGGTGTTACTGGAGATGGTCGTCCAATTGGAGATCTACCTTCACCACCACCGTGTGGATGATCGTTAGGATTCATAGCAGAACCTCTTACTGTAGGTCTAATTCCCATTTTTCTTTTTCTACCTGCTTTTCCGATTGTTACATTCTCATGGTCTAGGTTTCCGACTTGACCAATTGTTGCTCTACACTCAATTAAGATTTGTCTTACTTCACCTGACGGTAATCTTACCAGTGCATATCTTCCTTCTTTAGCCATTAGCTGTGCGGAATTTCCTGCAGATCTTGCAATTTGACCACCTTTTCCAGGTTTCATTTCAATATTGTGTATAATCGTACCGACTGGAATGTTAATAAGTGGTAATGCGTTACCTACTTTAATATCTGACTCAGGTCCAGAAAAGATCATCTCTCCAACCTTCAAGCCTTTAGGAGCAATGATATATCTTTTTTCTCCATCTACATAGTGTAATAATGCAATGTTTGCAGTTCTATTTGGATCATACTCAACTGATGCTACCTTAGCTGGTATATCATCTTTATTTCTTTTGAAATCTATAATTCTATAATGTCTTTTTAAGCCGCCACCGCGATGACGAACTGTAATTTTACCGTGGGCATTTCTACCACCAGACTTTGAAAGCGGTGTTAACAATGACTTTTCTGGATCTACTTTTGTAATTTCTTCAAACGTAGAAACAGTCATTTGTCGTACCCCTGGTGAGGTAGGTCTAAACTTCTTGATTCCCATTTCGGTTTCCCTCCTTCATTTTCGAATCGTTAATTACATACCTTCGAAGAATTCAATTCCTTTGCTTCCATCAGTTAAAGTAACGACGGCTTTCTTCCAGTTTGATCTTCTTCCGATATGCTTACCCATTCGCTTCATTTTACCTATCATGTTCATTGTGTTTACCTTCTCAACTTTTACATCGAAGATTTTCTCAACAGCCTTTTTGATTTCAATCTTATTGGCTTTCTTCGCCACAACAAAAGTGTATTTTTTTTCAGCCATTTCCATCATACTATTTTCAGTTACGACTGGCTTGATAATGATATCGTGTGGATTTGTCATTATGCGTACACCTCCTCCACTTTTTCAACTGCGTCCTTAGTAATAATGAACTTATCATGATTTAAGATATCATATACGTTAATTGTATTTACTAGGGCAGTTGTTACTCCTGGGATGTTACTAGCAGATTTAATGATGGCTTCGTTTTTCTCACCAACCACAAGTAGTACTTTCTTATCTGCATTTAAATTCTTTAGGATGTTTACCATATCCTTTGTCTTTGGTGTATCAAGAGATAACTCATCCAATACAAGCAACTCTTCGTTGTTTACCTTCGACGTTAAAGCAGACTTCAATGCAAGTCTCTTCACTTTTCTAGGTAATGTATAGGAGTGATCTCTTGGCTTAGGTGCAAACACAGTTCCTCCACCAATCCATAATGGTGAACGGATTGTACCAGCACGAGCTCTACCTGTTCCTTTTTGTTTCCAAGGCTTTCGGCCTCCACCTCTAACTTCAGCTCTAGTCTTTGCAGATTGTGTCCCTTGTCTTTTATTAGCTAGTTGATTTTTAACTGCTTCATAAAGTACATGTTCGTTCACTTCTACTCCGAATATATTTTCGCTTAATTCCATTTCACTTACTTTTTGTCCAGAAACATTATATACAGCCACTTTAGGCATTGTACATCCTCCTTTCTCTAGTTAGATTATTTTCCTTGTTTCACTGTTGTTTGGATTACAAGAACACCTTTTTTAGGGCCAGGTACGGCACCTTTAATTAAAAGTAAGTTCTTTTCAAGGTCTACTCTTACGATTTCTAGGTTTTGTGCAGTTACCTGTACATTACCCATATGTCCCGGCAGATTTTTACCTTTAAACACACGACCTGGATAAGCGGAAGCTCCCATTGAACCTGGTC
Encoded proteins:
- the rpsS gene encoding 30S ribosomal protein S19, giving the protein MSRSAKKGPFIHKGLLRKIEEMNEKDEKKVIKVWSRASTIFPQMIGHTIAVHDGRKHVPVYVTEDMVGHKLGEFALTRTYRGHDDDEKTSKRK
- the rplB gene encoding 50S ribosomal protein L2, with the protein product MGIKKFRPTSPGVRQMTVSTFEEITKVDPEKSLLTPLSKSGGRNAHGKITVRHRGGGLKRHYRIIDFKRNKDDIPAKVASVEYDPNRTANIALLHYVDGEKRYIIAPKGLKVGEMIFSGPESDIKVGNALPLINIPVGTIIHNIEMKPGKGGQIARSAGNSAQLMAKEGRYALVRLPSGEVRQILIECRATIGQVGNLDHENVTIGKAGRKRKMGIRPTVRGSAMNPNDHPHGGGEGRSPIGRPSPVTPWGKPALGYKTRKKNKHSDKFIVTGRKR
- the rplW gene encoding 50S ribosomal protein L23 → MTNPHDIIIKPVVTENSMMEMAEKKYTFVVAKKANKIEIKKAVEKIFDVKVEKVNTMNMIGKMKRMGKHIGRRSNWKKAVVTLTDGSKGIEFFEGM
- the rplD gene encoding 50S ribosomal protein L4; the protein is MPKVAVYNVSGQKVSEMELSENIFGVEVNEHVLYEAVKNQLANKRQGTQSAKTRAEVRGGGRKPWKQKGTGRARAGTIRSPLWIGGGTVFAPKPRDHSYTLPRKVKRLALKSALTSKVNNEELLVLDELSLDTPKTKDMVNILKNLNADKKVLLVVGEKNEAIIKSASNIPGVTTALVNTINVYDILNHDKFIITKDAVEKVEEVYA